One stretch of Fictibacillus sp. b24 DNA includes these proteins:
- the folE gene encoding GTP cyclohydrolase I FolE yields MAEVQKEKIETAVKMILEAIGEDPEREGLIDTPKRVAKMYEEVFQGLNQDPKEHFATIFGEDHEELVLVKDIPFYSMCEHHLVPFFGKAHIGYIPKGGKVTGLSKLARAVEAVTKRPQLQERITSTIANSLLETLEPHGVIVVIEAEHMCMTMRGVKKPGSMTVTSAVRGVFEKDPAARAEVLSLIRN; encoded by the coding sequence GTGGCAGAAGTTCAAAAAGAAAAAATTGAAACAGCAGTTAAAATGATTTTAGAAGCTATTGGTGAAGATCCTGAGCGCGAGGGTTTAATAGATACACCAAAACGTGTAGCGAAAATGTATGAAGAAGTGTTTCAAGGTTTAAATCAAGATCCGAAAGAACATTTTGCTACCATTTTTGGGGAAGATCATGAAGAATTAGTACTTGTTAAAGATATTCCTTTTTATTCAATGTGTGAGCATCATCTCGTCCCTTTCTTTGGGAAAGCGCACATCGGCTACATACCTAAGGGCGGAAAAGTAACAGGTTTAAGTAAACTTGCAAGAGCGGTAGAGGCTGTTACGAAGCGTCCGCAGCTGCAGGAAAGAATTACTTCAACGATCGCGAACAGTTTACTTGAGACATTGGAACCTCATGGGGTGATCGTTGTGATAGAAGCTGAGCATATGTGTATGACGATGCGAGGCGTTAAGAAGCCTGGTTCCATGACAGTGACTTCAGCGGTTCGAGGCGTTTTTGAAAAAGATCCTGCGGCTCGTGCAGAAGTGTTAAGTTTAATCAGAAACTGA
- the mtrB gene encoding trp RNA-binding attenuation protein MtrB: MKSEFDFFVIKAKENGVNVIGLTRGTETRFHHSEKLDKGEVMIAQFTEHTSAVKVRGKAVIYTKHGEVDTES; encoded by the coding sequence ATGAAATCAGAATTTGACTTTTTTGTAATAAAAGCAAAAGAAAACGGTGTGAATGTAATTGGGTTAACACGTGGTACTGAAACAAGATTTCATCATTCTGAAAAACTTGATAAAGGTGAAGTGATGATCGCACAGTTTACCGAACATACTTCAGCAGTAAAGGTTAGAGGCAAAGCTGTTATCTATACGAAACATGGAGAAGTAGATACTGAATCGTAA
- a CDS encoding heptaprenyl diphosphate synthase component 1: protein MNTMEQIQRLKQHTLLLMQHSYVERYIQPPVFSESKVFITYCLLRELELDEAVEAEYFSSILLIQSALDRHDVILDENVTADKKKRQLVVLSGDYFSSLYYLLLARCENLDLISQLSSAVQSINEHKANLHQQDRLLNGSVEYLKNVQRIESLLFTKAAESFGLHTYIPFIKRYLLVSRYQNTEMRRQLSEEQLNYLKACEKELKNKDVEMPLMFHREGYSIETGSENDLMLGEG from the coding sequence ATGAACACCATGGAACAAATTCAACGCTTAAAACAACATACACTTTTATTGATGCAGCACAGCTATGTGGAACGTTATATTCAACCTCCAGTCTTTAGTGAGTCAAAGGTATTTATCACTTACTGTCTGCTTCGTGAACTTGAACTTGATGAGGCTGTAGAAGCGGAATATTTTAGTTCAATTCTTTTAATTCAGTCTGCATTGGACCGCCATGATGTTATCTTGGACGAAAATGTTACAGCTGATAAGAAGAAAAGGCAGCTTGTTGTTTTATCTGGTGACTATTTTAGCAGTCTATACTATCTGCTGTTAGCTCGTTGTGAAAATTTAGATTTGATTTCACAATTATCGAGTGCTGTGCAGAGTATTAACGAACATAAAGCAAATCTGCATCAACAAGACAGGCTGCTAAACGGCAGTGTAGAATATTTGAAAAACGTGCAGAGAATTGAAAGTCTACTATTTACAAAAGCAGCAGAATCATTTGGTCTGCATACATATATCCCTTTTATTAAACGTTATCTTCTTGTGTCACGTTATCAGAATACAGAAATGAGAAGACAGTTAAGCGAGGAACAATTGAACTATTTGAAAGCTTGTGAAAAAGAATTGAAAAACAAAGATGTTGAAATGCCTCTCATGTTTCATAGAGAAGGATACAGCATCGAAACAGGCAGTGAAAATGACTTAATGTTAGGAGAGGGTTAA
- a CDS encoding demethylmenaquinone methyltransferase: protein MLSKEERVHSVFEKISDQYDYMNDLISFKQHNKWRNDTMKRMKVQPGDHCLDVCCGTGEWTFALAEAVGTQGQVIGLDFSQNMLNVGIEKLKKRSSPQVKFIHGNAMELPFEDNSFDFVTIGFGLRNVPDYLQALKEMARVVKPGGRVVCLETSHPTVPVFKQLFKFYFTYIMPVFGKLFAKSYQEYAWLQESTEAFLTKEELKELFKEAGLSNVEVKSYALGAAAMHTGKKQQ, encoded by the coding sequence ATGTTGAGCAAAGAAGAACGGGTTCACTCTGTATTTGAAAAGATCTCTGATCAGTACGATTATATGAACGATTTAATCTCATTTAAACAGCATAATAAATGGCGCAATGATACGATGAAGCGTATGAAAGTACAACCTGGAGATCATTGTTTGGACGTGTGCTGCGGAACGGGAGAATGGACATTTGCTCTTGCTGAAGCGGTTGGGACACAAGGGCAAGTCATAGGCTTAGACTTTAGTCAGAACATGCTTAATGTAGGAATTGAAAAGCTGAAAAAACGCTCCTCTCCTCAAGTGAAATTTATTCATGGCAACGCAATGGAGTTGCCATTCGAAGACAATTCGTTTGATTTTGTAACGATTGGATTCGGCCTTAGAAATGTTCCTGATTACCTTCAGGCGCTCAAAGAGATGGCACGGGTTGTAAAGCCAGGGGGAAGAGTGGTGTGTCTGGAAACTTCTCATCCGACCGTACCTGTTTTTAAACAGCTCTTTAAATTTTATTTTACTTACATCATGCCAGTATTCGGTAAATTATTCGCTAAAAGCTATCAAGAATACGCATGGCTTCAAGAATCAACAGAAGCATTTTTGACAAAAGAAGAACTTAAAGAACTATTTAAAGAGGCAGGTTTGTCTAACGTTGAAGTCAAATCGTATGCACTAGGTGCTGCCGCCATGCATACCGGGAAAAAACAGCAATAG
- a CDS encoding UbiA-like polyprenyltransferase yields the protein MIKFEHTIFALPFAFLGAIMGNIVEEGTMPSLIEWIWITLAMVGARSSAMALNRAIDSEIDGANPRTKTRAIPAKLLNRGEVFVFIAASLALLFVSAYQLNSLSVKLLPLAVFFLVIYSYTKRFTYLCHIVLGVTIAIAPLGGWVGATGTLSPEAFLLFFGVLFWTAGFDVIYATQDADYDKSHGLYSIPSAFGIANGLMTARWLHVASFIAFISLGVVSGMGWIYYLGVFISGAIMVYEHSLVKPHDLSKLDVAFFTMNGILSVVMFIFSIGDLLL from the coding sequence ATGATTAAGTTTGAGCATACTATCTTTGCTTTGCCATTCGCTTTTTTAGGGGCAATCATGGGAAACATTGTAGAAGAAGGCACTATGCCGTCATTGATCGAATGGATCTGGATTACGCTTGCCATGGTTGGTGCAAGAAGTTCTGCAATGGCACTTAACCGTGCGATAGATTCAGAGATTGATGGAGCGAATCCAAGAACGAAAACAAGGGCCATTCCGGCAAAGCTGTTAAACAGAGGCGAAGTATTCGTATTTATAGCTGCTTCACTGGCACTTTTGTTCGTCAGTGCTTATCAATTGAATTCTCTATCCGTGAAACTGCTGCCGTTGGCTGTCTTTTTTCTAGTTATTTATTCGTATACGAAGCGATTTACTTATTTATGCCATATTGTTTTAGGGGTTACGATCGCCATTGCACCTCTTGGTGGCTGGGTTGGAGCTACAGGTACACTGAGTCCAGAAGCCTTTTTGCTATTCTTTGGTGTATTGTTCTGGACAGCTGGGTTTGACGTGATTTATGCGACACAAGATGCTGACTATGATAAGTCTCATGGTCTATACTCTATTCCTTCTGCTTTTGGTATCGCGAACGGATTGATGACAGCTAGATGGCTGCATGTTGCTAGTTTTATAGCTTTTATTTCACTCGGAGTTGTGTCTGGGATGGGTTGGATCTATTACTTAGGTGTATTCATCTCTGGAGCAATCATGGTTTACGAACACTCACTCGTAAAGCCGCATGACTTGTCCAAACTGGATGTAGCGTTTTTTACGATGAATGGTATCTTGAGTGTCGTTATGTTTATCTTTTCAATAGGGGACCTTTTATTATGA
- a CDS encoding UbiX family flavin prenyltransferase, whose product MKTFTIGITGASGAVYGVRLAQEILKSGHKLHLVVTEAGWQVFREELLWDTENREQCIEEHFALYGKERFHYHTLRDFNAPIASGSYQNDGMVIIPCSMGTLSGIAHGASGNLLERTADVMLKESRKLILVPRETPLHKIHLENMLKVTEAGGKIVPAMPGFYHLPKSMDDLVNFLVGKVLDNLGVHHELFTRWGD is encoded by the coding sequence ATGAAGACATTTACAATAGGGATTACAGGGGCAAGTGGCGCTGTATACGGCGTTAGACTTGCTCAAGAAATTTTGAAAAGCGGGCATAAACTGCATCTTGTCGTAACGGAAGCAGGCTGGCAAGTGTTTAGAGAAGAATTGTTGTGGGATACGGAGAATCGTGAACAATGTATAGAGGAACATTTTGCTTTATACGGCAAAGAACGTTTTCATTACCACACATTGCGTGACTTTAATGCACCAATCGCCAGCGGGTCATATCAGAACGATGGGATGGTAATCATTCCTTGTTCGATGGGCACTCTCTCTGGTATTGCACATGGTGCTTCTGGCAATCTATTAGAACGCACAGCTGATGTTATGCTGAAAGAGAGCCGTAAGCTGATTTTAGTGCCTAGAGAAACACCGCTTCATAAAATACATCTTGAAAACATGTTAAAAGTAACAGAAGCTGGAGGAAAGATTGTTCCTGCCATGCCAGGATTTTATCACTTACCTAAGTCAATGGATGACCTTGTAAACTTTTTGGTAGGAAAAGTTTTGGACAACTTAGGTGTACATCACGAATTGTTTACACGCTGGGGAGACTGA
- a CDS encoding menaquinone biosynthetic enzyme MqnA/MqnD family protein gives MNIGEISYTNIIPLYYYLDRERLMDQGVTITHAVPSKINRLMENQLVDIGGISSFSFGKNADHYSLVPDLSVSSYGRVNSIFLFSKRKIEDLSGKKIALTSSSETSVALLKIVLDRFYSVEVSYQVETPHFEKMLENYDACLLIGDDAISAYRKRGSYHVYDLGEIWYQQTGLPMIFAVMAYRNEMETEKGSLLSYVGKSMIESKERCQREKFIPVIERVLAKHGGTFQFWESYFNGLNYQFSGEHEKGLNLYFQLAVECGLLKTMPSILKYSYK, from the coding sequence ATGAACATCGGGGAAATCAGCTATACGAACATCATACCCCTATATTATTATTTAGATAGAGAACGTCTGATGGATCAAGGGGTAACGATTACACATGCTGTTCCGTCTAAAATCAATAGGTTGATGGAGAACCAGTTAGTCGATATCGGTGGCATTTCATCCTTTTCTTTTGGAAAGAATGCTGATCATTACAGTCTAGTTCCAGATCTTTCCGTGTCTTCTTACGGAAGAGTGAACTCTATCTTTTTATTTTCTAAACGCAAAATCGAAGACTTGAGCGGAAAAAAAATCGCATTAACATCAAGCTCAGAAACATCTGTTGCACTGTTAAAGATCGTATTAGATCGCTTTTATTCCGTTGAAGTTTCATATCAGGTGGAAACACCTCATTTTGAAAAAATGCTAGAGAATTACGATGCTTGTCTTCTTATTGGGGATGATGCAATTTCAGCATACCGAAAAAGAGGGTCTTATCATGTTTATGATCTTGGGGAGATCTGGTATCAGCAGACAGGGCTACCTATGATTTTTGCCGTCATGGCTTATCGAAATGAAATGGAAACAGAAAAAGGATCGCTTCTTTCGTATGTTGGAAAAAGTATGATCGAGAGCAAAGAACGCTGCCAAAGAGAAAAATTTATTCCTGTCATAGAGCGAGTGCTGGCAAAGCATGGAGGGACTTTTCAGTTCTGGGAATCGTATTTTAATGGGTTAAATTATCAGTTTAGTGGCGAACATGAAAAAGGACTAAACCTTTATTTTCAGCTAGCTGTAGAGTGCGGATTGTTAAAGACAATGCCCTCTATCTTAAAGTATTCGTATAAGTAA
- a CDS encoding polyprenyl synthetase family protein produces the protein MKLKDLYSFLKKDLQQIEDQLVQSVRSDQTLIHTAGAELLKAGGKRIRPVFVLLSAQFGTYNIQQIKKPAAALELIHMASLVHDDVVDDADMRRGRETVKAKYDNKIAMYTGDFIFASALKLMSEINIPLAHQILAQGMKEMCLGEIEQINEQYDTDQNVRKYFKRIKRKTALLIALSCQLGAITSKADVSLQKKLYEFGFCVGMAFQITDDILDFTASEKQLGKPAGSDLKQGNLTLPVLFTMRQYPEIKEKLNVYYETKDAALLAELLKDIKRLGGIEFATQISDKYLKRAKLAASSLPETDARDSLLKVADYIAGRKF, from the coding sequence GTGAAGTTAAAGGACTTATACTCATTTCTAAAAAAAGATTTGCAGCAAATTGAAGATCAGCTAGTACAATCTGTTCGTTCTGATCAGACATTGATTCATACGGCTGGCGCTGAGCTGTTAAAAGCAGGGGGAAAGAGAATCCGCCCTGTATTTGTCCTGCTATCTGCTCAGTTTGGGACGTATAACATTCAGCAGATCAAAAAGCCAGCTGCGGCACTTGAACTGATTCATATGGCTTCCTTGGTTCATGATGATGTAGTGGATGATGCTGATATGAGACGGGGAAGAGAAACCGTCAAAGCAAAATATGATAATAAAATCGCCATGTATACAGGAGATTTTATCTTCGCATCCGCTTTGAAACTAATGTCAGAAATTAATATTCCTCTTGCTCATCAAATTCTTGCACAAGGTATGAAAGAGATGTGTCTTGGCGAGATTGAGCAGATTAACGAACAGTATGATACTGATCAAAATGTAAGAAAGTATTTTAAACGTATAAAAAGAAAAACAGCTTTATTGATCGCACTAAGCTGTCAGTTAGGCGCCATCACTTCAAAGGCGGATGTTTCTCTTCAGAAAAAATTATATGAATTTGGCTTCTGTGTAGGCATGGCCTTCCAAATTACAGATGATATTTTAGATTTCACAGCATCTGAGAAACAGCTAGGCAAACCAGCAGGAAGCGATTTGAAACAAGGGAACTTAACGCTGCCTGTACTGTTCACTATGCGACAATATCCAGAAATCAAGGAAAAATTAAATGTTTACTACGAAACAAAAGATGCAGCATTGCTTGCTGAACTTTTAAAAGATATTAAACGTCTTGGCGGTATTGAGTTTGCAACGCAGATTTCTGATAAATATTTGAAGCGTGCAAAACTAGCTGCTTCTTCCTTACCTGAAACGGATGCTAGGGATAGTTTGTTAAAAGTAGCAGATTATATCGCTGGTCGAAAATTTTGA
- the ndk gene encoding nucleoside-diphosphate kinase — MEKTFLMVKPDGVQRALIGEIVSRFEKKGFQLVGAKLMNISEDLAKEHYGEHKERPFFGELVDFITSGPVFAMVWEGKDVILTARNMMGKTNPADAAPGSIRGDYAVQVSNNIIHGSDSAESAVREIGLFFKEEELVSYDKAVAVWI; from the coding sequence ATGGAAAAAACGTTTTTAATGGTAAAACCTGATGGTGTTCAACGTGCGTTAATCGGAGAAATCGTATCCCGTTTTGAAAAGAAAGGTTTTCAGCTTGTTGGTGCTAAGCTAATGAACATTTCTGAAGATCTTGCAAAAGAACATTATGGTGAGCACAAAGAGCGTCCGTTCTTCGGAGAACTTGTTGACTTTATTACTTCTGGACCAGTATTTGCTATGGTTTGGGAAGGTAAAGACGTTATTCTAACAGCTCGTAACATGATGGGTAAAACAAACCCAGCTGACGCTGCTCCTGGTTCAATCCGCGGAGATTATGCTGTACAAGTTAGCAACAACATTATTCATGGTTCTGATTCAGCTGAAAGCGCTGTCCGTGAAATCGGTCTTTTCTTTAAAGAAGAAGAACTTGTGTCATACGATAAAGCAGTTGCAGTTTGGATTTAA
- a CDS encoding CheR family methyltransferase produces MDRDYEGFKQSIYDQTGINLSLYKEAQMKRRLIALRDKRSFGTFSDYFHALKKDPELLLEFLDRMTINVSEFYRNPARWDVLEKKIIPLLLEDRSSIKVWSAACSTGEEPYSLSMMLSDHKNNVFRFSILATDLDQQVLEQAKKGFYFEKAIKDVPSDKKVRHTTKEELGIRVSDTIKKHVTFKKQNLLSDRFESDFDLIVCRNVMIYFTEEAKAVLYQKFSKALRKGGVLFVGSTEQIFNPGLYDLESVEPFFYRKLS; encoded by the coding sequence ATGGATCGCGACTATGAAGGCTTTAAACAGAGCATATATGATCAAACAGGGATAAATCTTTCATTGTATAAGGAAGCACAAATGAAGCGGAGACTCATTGCGCTGCGTGATAAACGCTCGTTTGGTACGTTTTCTGATTATTTTCATGCACTCAAAAAAGACCCAGAACTGCTTCTTGAGTTTTTAGACCGGATGACGATCAACGTTTCTGAATTTTACCGAAATCCTGCACGGTGGGATGTGCTTGAGAAAAAAATCATTCCCTTATTACTTGAAGACAGGTCATCAATAAAAGTGTGGAGTGCAGCCTGCTCTACAGGAGAAGAGCCCTATAGCCTGTCGATGATGTTATCAGATCACAAAAACAACGTATTTAGGTTTTCGATACTTGCAACAGACTTAGATCAGCAAGTGTTAGAGCAAGCGAAAAAAGGGTTTTATTTCGAAAAAGCAATCAAAGATGTGCCGAGCGACAAAAAAGTGCGACATACTACGAAAGAGGAACTTGGTATAAGAGTTTCAGATACAATTAAAAAGCACGTAACCTTCAAAAAGCAAAACTTGCTTTCAGATCGTTTTGAATCCGATTTTGATCTGATCGTTTGCCGAAATGTAATGATCTATTTTACTGAGGAAGCAAAAGCCGTTCTTTATCAAAAATTTAGCAAAGCCCTTCGAAAAGGCGGTGTCCTGTTCGTAGGAAGTACCGAGCAGATTTTCAATCCAGGGTTATACGACCTAGAATCCGTTGAACCTTTCTTTTATCGTAAACTAAGTTGA